In Methylobacterium aquaticum, the following are encoded in one genomic region:
- a CDS encoding NADP-dependent malic enzyme — protein MDEQLEKAALDYHRFPTPGKIAVLPTKDMSTQRDLALAYSPGVAAACLAIEKDPAQAAELTSRGNLVAVISNGTAVLGLGNIGALAGKPVMEGKGCLFRKFAGIDVFDIEIDETDPDKLVDIIASLEPTFGGINLEDIKAPECFEIETRLRERMKIPVFHDDQHGTAIIAAAAILNGLEVVGKKIEDVRVVCSGAGAAAIACLNLLVSLGLDKAKVLVTDSRGVIYQGRNNLDAQKAQYAQVTEARTLADAVPGTDIFLGLSAAGALTPEMVEGMADKPLILALANPEPEIRPEAAKAVRPDAIIATGRSDYPNQVNNVLCFPFIFRGALDVGATTINEEMKLAAVKAIAELARAEQSDVVTAAYGTQDIAFGPDYLIPRPFDPRLITKVAPAVALAATESGVATKPMLDVEAYRRSLERLVYTSGTVMQPVFAAATDAGRTRIAYAEGEDDRVLRAAQVVVDEGLARPVLVGRREVIAEKMKALGLRIEVGRDVDVQDLDDEVFQAEAAQGYYAKRKRNGLSREVALAEARRNPTLVGAMLLSLGQVDGLLCGGTGSYHSHLRHVREVIGMAAGVKALTAMSLLQLPRHTLFVCDPYIHLDPGAEELADMTLLAAAEMRRFGQTPRVALVSHSSFGTARNPSAEKMRTAVALIAERAPDLEVEGEMQADAALSRPLMERVFPESRLTGEANLLVMPNLDAANITLNALKVVAGQGISVGPILLGTAAPVHILTHTTTVRGIVNMTALTAVAAAARGA, from the coding sequence ATGGACGAGCAACTCGAGAAGGCCGCCCTCGACTATCACCGCTTCCCGACGCCGGGTAAGATCGCGGTGCTGCCGACCAAGGACATGAGCACGCAGCGCGACCTCGCGCTCGCCTACTCGCCGGGCGTCGCCGCCGCCTGCCTCGCCATCGAGAAGGACCCGGCCCAGGCCGCCGAACTGACCTCCCGCGGCAACCTCGTGGCGGTGATCTCGAACGGCACCGCGGTGCTGGGGCTGGGCAATATCGGCGCGCTCGCCGGCAAGCCGGTGATGGAGGGCAAGGGCTGCCTGTTCCGCAAGTTCGCCGGCATCGACGTGTTCGACATCGAGATCGACGAGACCGATCCGGACAAGCTCGTCGACATCATCGCGAGCCTGGAGCCGACCTTCGGGGGCATCAACCTCGAGGACATCAAGGCGCCGGAATGCTTCGAGATCGAGACCCGCCTGCGTGAGCGGATGAAGATCCCGGTCTTCCACGACGACCAGCACGGCACCGCGATCATCGCGGCGGCCGCGATCCTCAACGGCCTCGAAGTGGTCGGCAAGAAGATCGAGGACGTCCGGGTCGTCTGCTCCGGCGCGGGTGCCGCCGCCATCGCCTGTCTCAACCTGCTGGTCAGCCTGGGCCTCGACAAGGCCAAGGTGCTGGTCACCGACAGCCGCGGCGTGATCTACCAGGGCCGCAACAACCTCGACGCCCAGAAGGCGCAATACGCGCAAGTCACCGAGGCCCGGACGCTGGCCGACGCCGTGCCGGGCACCGACATCTTCCTCGGCCTCTCGGCGGCCGGCGCGCTGACGCCCGAGATGGTCGAGGGCATGGCCGACAAGCCCCTGATCCTGGCGCTCGCCAACCCCGAGCCGGAGATCCGGCCGGAAGCCGCCAAGGCCGTGCGCCCCGACGCGATCATCGCCACCGGCCGCTCGGATTATCCGAACCAGGTCAACAACGTCCTGTGCTTCCCGTTCATCTTCCGCGGCGCGCTCGATGTCGGCGCGACCACGATCAACGAGGAGATGAAGCTCGCGGCGGTGAAGGCCATCGCCGAACTCGCCCGCGCCGAGCAGTCCGACGTGGTGACGGCGGCCTACGGCACGCAGGATATCGCCTTCGGGCCCGATTACCTGATCCCGCGCCCGTTCGACCCGCGGCTGATCACCAAGGTCGCCCCGGCCGTGGCGCTCGCCGCCACCGAGAGCGGCGTCGCGACGAAGCCGATGCTCGACGTCGAGGCCTATCGGCGCTCGCTGGAGCGCCTCGTCTACACCTCCGGCACGGTGATGCAGCCGGTCTTCGCCGCGGCGACGGACGCCGGCCGGACCCGCATCGCCTATGCCGAGGGCGAGGACGACCGGGTGCTCCGCGCCGCGCAGGTCGTGGTCGACGAAGGCCTGGCCCGGCCGGTCCTGGTCGGCCGCCGCGAGGTCATCGCCGAAAAGATGAAGGCGCTGGGGCTCCGCATCGAGGTCGGCCGCGACGTCGACGTGCAGGATCTCGACGACGAGGTGTTCCAGGCCGAGGCCGCGCAAGGATACTACGCCAAGCGCAAGCGCAACGGCCTGTCGCGCGAGGTGGCGCTGGCGGAGGCGCGCCGCAACCCGACGTTGGTGGGCGCGATGCTGCTGTCGCTGGGCCAGGTCGACGGCCTGCTCTGCGGCGGTACCGGCTCCTACCACAGCCACCTGCGCCACGTGCGCGAGGTGATCGGGATGGCGGCCGGCGTGAAGGCCCTCACCGCCATGAGCCTGCTGCAGCTGCCGCGGCACACGCTCTTCGTCTGCGATCCCTACATCCACCTCGATCCGGGTGCGGAGGAACTCGCCGACATGACGCTCCTGGCGGCGGCCGAGATGCGCCGCTTCGGCCAGACCCCGCGGGTGGCGCTCGTCTCGCATTCGAGCTTCGGCACCGCCCGCAACCCCTCGGCCGAGAAGATGCGCACCGCCGTCGCACTCATCGCCGAGCGGGCGCCCGATCTCGAGGTCGAGGGCGAGATGCAGGCCGATGCGGCGCTGAGCCGGCCGCTGATGGAGCGGGTGTTTCCGGAATCGCGCCTCACCGGCGAGGCCAACCTGCTGGTGATGCCGAACCTGGATGCGGCCAACATCACCCTCAACGCCCTGAAGGTGGTGGCGGGCCAGGGCATCAGCGTCGGCCCGATCCTGCTGGGTACCGCCGCCCCGGTCCACATCCTCACCCACACCACCACCGTGCGCGGCATCGTCAACATGACGGCGCTGACGGCGGTGGCTGCCGCCGCCCGGGGGGCGTAA
- the lpdA gene encoding dihydrolipoyl dehydrogenase: protein MSNEVRLPDIGDFKNVPVIEVLVKAGDTIAVDDTIVVLESDKATMDVPSSVAGKVAEVKIKPGDTVTQGDLLLVLEGAASGAAPAKPEVAEKAAPAQSSAPAAGGSPLAAGAGQAGYGSPATAGGQGASAAPAPKGAAPVSGEAMRAEVLVLGAGPGGYTAAFRAADLGKKVILVERWASLGGVCLNVGCIPSKALLHAAKVIDESQAMASHGISFAAPQIDIDRLRSWKEGVVKRLTGGLGGLAKQRKVTVVTGTARFVSPHQIAVEHEGKTTIIGFDNAVIAAGSEPIKMPFIPHDDPRVIDSTGALELDGVPKRLLVIGGGIIGLEMATVYHALGSKVTIVELMDQIIPGADKDIVTPLFKRISKQYEAIHLKAKVTAVEALPEGLKVTFEGGSAPATDTFDKILVSVGRRPNGKLIGAEAAGVAVDERGFIPVDKQMRTTAPHIFAIGDVVGQPMLAHKAVHEGKVAAEAAAGKNSFFDAKVIPSVAYTDPEVAWVGLSETEAKAKGIKIGKGVFPWAASGRSLSLGRDEGLTKVLFDEESNRIVGCGIVGPSAGDLIAEAALAIEMGADAEDIGMTIHPHPTLSETVGMAAEAFEGTITDLYMPKKKAH, encoded by the coding sequence ATGAGCAACGAAGTCCGTCTGCCGGATATCGGCGACTTCAAGAACGTCCCGGTGATCGAGGTGCTGGTCAAGGCCGGCGACACGATCGCGGTCGACGACACCATCGTCGTCCTGGAATCCGACAAGGCGACCATGGACGTCCCCTCCTCCGTGGCCGGCAAGGTCGCGGAGGTGAAGATCAAGCCCGGCGATACGGTCACGCAGGGCGATCTGCTGCTGGTGCTGGAGGGCGCGGCCTCGGGCGCCGCGCCGGCCAAGCCCGAGGTCGCCGAGAAGGCGGCCCCGGCGCAAAGCTCGGCTCCGGCGGCCGGCGGATCGCCGCTCGCGGCGGGTGCGGGCCAGGCGGGCTACGGCTCGCCCGCCACCGCCGGCGGGCAGGGAGCCTCCGCGGCGCCCGCCCCCAAGGGCGCGGCCCCGGTCTCCGGCGAGGCGATGCGGGCCGAGGTGCTGGTGCTCGGCGCCGGCCCCGGCGGCTACACGGCGGCGTTCCGCGCCGCCGATCTCGGCAAGAAGGTGATCCTGGTCGAGCGCTGGGCGAGCCTCGGCGGGGTGTGCCTCAACGTCGGCTGCATCCCCTCGAAGGCCCTGCTCCACGCCGCCAAGGTGATCGACGAGAGCCAGGCGATGGCCTCGCACGGCATCAGCTTCGCGGCACCGCAGATCGACATCGATCGCTTGCGGAGCTGGAAGGAGGGCGTGGTCAAGCGCCTGACCGGCGGCCTCGGGGGTCTGGCCAAGCAGCGCAAGGTGACGGTGGTGACCGGCACCGCCCGCTTCGTCAGCCCGCACCAGATCGCGGTCGAGCACGAGGGCAAGACGACGATCATCGGCTTCGACAACGCGGTGATCGCCGCCGGGTCCGAGCCGATCAAGATGCCGTTCATCCCGCATGACGACCCGCGGGTGATCGACTCGACCGGGGCGCTGGAGCTCGACGGGGTGCCGAAGCGGCTCCTGGTCATCGGCGGCGGCATCATCGGCCTCGAGATGGCGACGGTCTACCACGCGCTCGGGTCCAAGGTGACCATCGTCGAGCTGATGGACCAGATCATCCCGGGCGCCGACAAGGACATCGTGACGCCGCTCTTCAAGCGGATCTCGAAGCAGTACGAGGCGATCCACCTCAAGGCCAAGGTCACGGCCGTCGAGGCGCTGCCCGAAGGCCTCAAGGTGACGTTCGAGGGCGGCTCGGCGCCGGCCACCGACACCTTCGACAAGATCCTGGTCTCGGTCGGCCGCCGTCCCAACGGCAAGCTGATCGGCGCCGAGGCCGCCGGCGTCGCGGTGGACGAGCGGGGCTTCATCCCCGTCGACAAGCAGATGCGGACCACCGCCCCGCACATCTTCGCCATCGGCGACGTGGTCGGCCAGCCGATGCTCGCCCACAAGGCGGTGCATGAGGGCAAGGTCGCGGCGGAAGCGGCGGCCGGCAAGAACTCGTTCTTCGACGCCAAGGTGATCCCGTCGGTGGCCTACACCGATCCGGAGGTGGCCTGGGTCGGCCTGTCCGAGACCGAGGCCAAGGCCAAGGGCATCAAGATCGGCAAGGGCGTGTTCCCCTGGGCGGCGAGCGGCCGCTCGCTGTCGCTCGGGCGCGACGAGGGCCTGACCAAGGTGCTGTTCGACGAGGAATCGAACCGCATCGTCGGCTGCGGCATCGTCGGCCCCTCGGCCGGCGACCTGATCGCCGAAGCGGCGCTCGCCATCGAGATGGGGGCGGATGCCGAGGATATCGGGATGACCATCCACCCGCACCCGACCCTGTCGGAGACGGTCGGCATGGCGGCCGAGGCCTTCGAGGGCACGATCACCGACCTCTACATGCCGAAGAAGAAGGCGCATTGA
- the aceE gene encoding pyruvate dehydrogenase (acetyl-transferring), homodimeric type, translating into MERSRDLDPVETQEWLDSLDGVLEVEGPDRAHFLIEQVIEGARKKGAPVPYSANTAYLNTIPVDKQPPHPGDRMIEHRIRSAIRWNAIAIILRNNKDSSELGGHIASFQSAATLYDTGFMHFWHGAEGDRGGDLIYVQGHSSPGIYARAYLEGRLTEEQLLSFRQEVGGNGLSSYPHPWLMPDFWQFPTVSMGLGPLMAIYQARYLRYLHHRGLANTDGRKVWAFMGDGEMDEPESLGAISLASREKLDNLVFVINCNLQRLDGPVRGNGKIVQELEANFRGAGWNVIKVLWGSGWDQLLARDTTGMLARLMEECVDGEYQDFKSKNGAYIREHFFGKYPETAALVKDWSDEDIWRLTRGGHDPSKVFAAYSAAVKHKGQPTLILAKTVKGYGMGEAGEAQNITHQQKKMGEAVLKQFRDRFGIDLNDDQIAEIPFIRFPEGSPEHTYLMERRKALGGPLPARRAKSQALQIPPLEAFSAQLKETAGREISTTMAFVRVLNTLLRDKNIGNRIVPIVPDESRTFGMEGMFRQFGIFSQVGQLYRPEDANQLMYYREDEKGQMLQEGINEAGAMSSWIAAATSYSHSDAPTIPFYIYYSMFGFQRIGDLAWAAGDMRARGFMIGGTAGRTTLNGEGLQHEDGHSHLISATIPNCVSYDPTFSYEVAVIVQDGLRRMYAEQEDVFYYITVMNENYEHPGMPEGAEAGILKGMYLFREGKAGAANRVQLMGSGTILREVIAGAELLEQDFGVSADIWSCPSFTELRREAMAVERWNMLHPTETQKTSYVETCLSSRQGPVIAATDYMRLFADQIRPYVPGRYKVLGTDGFGRSDYRVRLREFFEVNRYWVVVAALKSLAEEGAVPAAKVAEAIAKYGLNPEKPAPWTV; encoded by the coding sequence GTGGAACGCAGTCGCGATCTCGACCCGGTCGAGACCCAGGAGTGGCTCGATTCGCTCGACGGCGTGCTGGAGGTCGAGGGCCCGGATCGGGCGCACTTCCTCATCGAGCAGGTCATCGAGGGCGCCCGCAAGAAGGGCGCGCCGGTGCCGTACTCGGCCAATACGGCGTACCTGAACACGATTCCGGTCGACAAGCAGCCCCCCCATCCGGGGGATCGGATGATCGAGCACCGCATCCGCTCGGCGATCCGCTGGAACGCGATCGCGATCATCCTGCGCAACAACAAGGATTCGTCGGAGCTGGGCGGCCACATCGCCAGCTTCCAGTCGGCCGCGACCCTCTACGACACCGGCTTCATGCATTTCTGGCACGGCGCCGAGGGTGACCGTGGTGGCGACCTGATCTACGTCCAGGGCCATTCCTCGCCGGGCATCTATGCCCGCGCCTACCTGGAAGGCCGCCTGACCGAGGAGCAGCTGCTGAGCTTCCGCCAGGAAGTCGGCGGCAACGGCCTCTCGTCCTACCCGCATCCCTGGCTGATGCCGGATTTCTGGCAGTTCCCGACCGTCTCGATGGGTCTCGGCCCGCTGATGGCGATCTACCAGGCCCGCTATCTCCGCTACCTGCACCACCGCGGCCTCGCCAACACCGACGGCCGCAAGGTGTGGGCGTTCATGGGCGACGGCGAGATGGACGAGCCGGAGTCGCTCGGCGCGATCTCGCTCGCCTCGCGCGAGAAGCTCGACAACCTGGTCTTCGTCATCAACTGCAACCTGCAGCGCCTCGACGGCCCGGTGCGCGGCAACGGCAAGATCGTCCAGGAGCTGGAGGCCAACTTCCGCGGCGCCGGCTGGAACGTCATCAAGGTGCTGTGGGGCTCGGGCTGGGACCAGCTGCTGGCCCGCGACACCACCGGCATGCTGGCGCGCCTGATGGAAGAGTGCGTCGACGGCGAGTACCAGGACTTCAAGTCGAAGAACGGCGCCTATATCCGCGAGCACTTCTTCGGCAAGTACCCGGAGACCGCCGCCCTGGTGAAGGACTGGAGCGACGAGGACATCTGGCGGCTCACCCGCGGCGGCCACGACCCGAGCAAGGTCTTCGCGGCCTATTCCGCGGCCGTGAAGCACAAGGGCCAGCCGACCCTCATCCTCGCCAAGACCGTCAAGGGCTACGGCATGGGCGAGGCCGGTGAGGCGCAGAACATCACCCATCAGCAGAAGAAGATGGGCGAGGCGGTGCTCAAGCAGTTCCGCGACCGCTTCGGCATCGACCTCAACGACGACCAGATCGCCGAGATCCCGTTCATCCGCTTCCCCGAGGGGTCGCCGGAGCACACCTATCTGATGGAGCGCCGCAAGGCGCTCGGCGGTCCGCTGCCGGCCCGGCGGGCGAAGTCTCAGGCCCTCCAGATCCCGCCTCTGGAGGCCTTCTCGGCCCAGCTGAAGGAGACCGCGGGCCGCGAGATCTCCACCACCATGGCGTTCGTGCGGGTGCTCAACACCCTGCTGCGCGACAAGAACATCGGCAACCGCATCGTGCCGATCGTGCCCGACGAGAGCCGGACCTTCGGCATGGAGGGCATGTTCCGCCAGTTCGGCATCTTCAGCCAGGTCGGCCAGCTCTACCGGCCCGAAGACGCCAACCAGCTGATGTACTATCGCGAGGACGAGAAGGGCCAGATGCTCCAGGAGGGCATCAACGAGGCCGGCGCGATGTCGTCCTGGATCGCGGCCGCGACCTCGTACTCGCATTCCGACGCGCCGACGATCCCGTTCTACATCTACTACTCGATGTTCGGGTTCCAGCGCATCGGCGACCTCGCCTGGGCCGCCGGCGACATGCGCGCCCGCGGCTTCATGATCGGCGGCACCGCCGGCCGCACGACCCTGAACGGCGAGGGCCTCCAGCACGAGGACGGCCACAGCCACCTGATCTCGGCCACCATCCCGAACTGCGTCTCCTACGACCCGACCTTCTCCTACGAGGTGGCGGTGATCGTGCAGGACGGCCTGCGCCGGATGTATGCCGAGCAGGAGGACGTGTTCTACTACATCACGGTGATGAACGAGAACTACGAGCATCCCGGCATGCCCGAAGGGGCCGAGGCCGGGATCCTCAAGGGCATGTACCTGTTCCGCGAGGGCAAGGCCGGTGCGGCGAACCGGGTGCAGCTGATGGGCTCGGGCACGATCCTGCGCGAGGTCATCGCCGGGGCCGAGTTGCTGGAGCAGGATTTCGGCGTCAGCGCCGACATCTGGTCCTGCCCGAGCTTCACCGAGCTGCGCCGCGAGGCGATGGCGGTGGAGCGCTGGAACATGCTGCACCCGACCGAGACGCAGAAGACGTCCTACGTCGAGACCTGCCTGTCGAGCCGTCAGGGCCCGGTGATCGCGGCGACCGACTACATGCGTCTCTTCGCCGACCAGATCCGCCCCTACGTGCCGGGCCGCTACAAGGTGCTCGGCACCGACGGCTTCGGCCGTTCGGATTACCGGGTGCGCCTGCGCGAGTTCTTCGAGGTCAACCGCTACTGGGTCGTCGTCGCGGCGCTCAAGAGCCTGGCCGAGGAGGGCGCCGTGCCGGCCGCCAAGGTCGCCGAGGCGATCGCCAAGTACGGGCTGAACCCGGAGAAGCCGGCCCCCTGGACGGTGTGA
- a CDS encoding DUF6489 family protein yields MKFRVEVDCTPVEARQFVGLPNVEPLQAAVMAEVERRMMAEMDRFSPDAIMRSWFTVFPQGADQMQNMFLKMFQQGFGASQTPPTKSES; encoded by the coding sequence ATGAAGTTCCGCGTCGAGGTCGATTGCACCCCGGTCGAGGCACGCCAGTTCGTGGGTCTTCCCAACGTCGAGCCGCTCCAGGCGGCGGTGATGGCCGAGGTCGAGCGGCGCATGATGGCCGAGATGGACCGTTTTTCGCCCGACGCGATCATGCGCAGCTGGTTCACCGTCTTTCCGCAGGGCGCGGACCAGATGCAGAACATGTTCCTCAAGATGTTCCAGCAGGGCTTCGGCGCATCACAGACCCCGCCGACGAAGTCCGAGTCCTGA
- a CDS encoding ring-cleaving dioxygenase produces the protein MTTTEIASAGLHHVTAISGPARRNVDFYTRVLGLRLVKKTVNFDDPGTYHLYYGDADGAPGTILTFFPWEHVAPGRVGIGQTEETAFRVPEGSIGYWTHRLVAAGIAFEAPAKVFGETVLPFRDPDGMRLALVGVAGAEAEPAWGGSDVPAEHAVRGFHGVTLMLRQAAPTARVLTEVFGWTETGREGSLIRYEGTAGLGGHVTLREVGDFLPGRSGGGSVHHIAFRAADDAGQAEMAERAGALGLQVTEQRDRNYFRSVYFREPGGVLFEIATDAPGFAADEPAEALGEALKLPAFLEPHRAEIERVLPALA, from the coding sequence ATGACCACCACCGAAATCGCCTCTGCCGGCCTGCACCACGTCACCGCCATCTCGGGCCCGGCGCGCCGCAACGTCGACTTCTACACCCGGGTGCTGGGGCTGCGGCTCGTCAAGAAGACCGTCAACTTCGACGATCCGGGCACCTACCACCTGTATTACGGCGACGCGGACGGCGCCCCCGGCACGATCCTGACCTTCTTCCCCTGGGAGCACGTCGCCCCTGGCCGGGTCGGGATCGGCCAGACCGAGGAGACGGCGTTCCGGGTGCCGGAGGGCTCGATCGGCTACTGGACGCACCGGCTGGTCGCGGCCGGCATCGCCTTCGAGGCGCCGGCCAAGGTCTTCGGCGAGACGGTGCTGCCGTTCCGCGATCCCGACGGGATGCGTCTCGCGCTCGTCGGCGTCGCCGGCGCGGAGGCCGAGCCGGCCTGGGGTGGATCGGACGTGCCGGCCGAGCATGCGGTGCGGGGCTTCCACGGCGTGACCCTGATGCTGCGCCAGGCCGCGCCCACCGCCCGGGTGCTGACCGAGGTGTTCGGCTGGACCGAGACGGGGCGGGAGGGTTCGCTCATCCGCTACGAGGGTACGGCCGGGCTCGGCGGTCACGTCACCCTGCGGGAGGTCGGCGACTTCCTGCCCGGGCGCTCCGGCGGCGGCTCGGTCCACCACATCGCCTTCCGGGCCGCCGACGACGCGGGCCAGGCCGAGATGGCGGAGCGGGCCGGGGCCCTCGGCCTCCAGGTGACCGAGCAGCGCGACCGCAACTACTTCCGCTCGGTCTACTTCCGCGAGCCCGGCGGCGTGCTGTTCGAGATCGCCACCGATGCGCCGGGCTTTGCCGCCGATGAGCCGGCGGAGGCGCTGGGCGAGGCCCTGAAGCTGCCGGCCTTCCTCGAGCCGCACCGGGCCGAGATCGAGCGGGTGCTGCCGGCGCTGGCATAG
- a CDS encoding formate--tetrahydrofolate ligase: protein MPTDIEIARAATLQPITAVAERLGIPDDALHPYGRHIAKIDHAHIRGLESKPEGKLILVTAISPTPAGEGKTTTTVGLGDALNRIGRKTVICLREPSLGPCFGMKGGAAGGGKAQVVPMEAINLHFTGDFHAITSAHSLAAALIDNHIYWGNKLGIDLRRVAFRRVLDMNDRALRNITQSLGGVANGYPREDGFDITVASEVMAVFCLARDLADLEARLGRIVVAEDRDRKAVTLADLKATGAMTVLLKDALQPNLVQTLEGSPALIHGGPFANIAHGCNSVIATRAGLKLGDYVVTEAGFGADLGAEKFFDIKCRQAGLSPSAVVIVATVRALKMHGGVAKSDLGTENVEALERGFANLARHVENVRRFGAPVVVAVNHFHADTEAEHAALKALCRDRLDVEAITCRHWAEGGAGAEALAHAVSSLADGGAAAAPRFAYPDAMPLEDKIRTIAKTLYGAADIQVESKAAAKLAAFEQDGHGNLPVCMAKTQYSFSTDPTLMGAPSGHVVAVRDVRLSAGAGFVVAICGEIMTMPGLPKVPAAEGIRLDAEGRIEGLF, encoded by the coding sequence ATGCCGACCGACATCGAGATCGCCCGCGCGGCCACCCTCCAGCCGATCACCGCCGTCGCGGAGCGCCTCGGCATCCCGGACGACGCCCTGCACCCCTACGGGCGGCACATCGCCAAGATCGACCACGCCCATATCCGGGGCCTGGAATCGAAGCCCGAGGGCAAGCTGATCCTGGTCACGGCGATCAGCCCGACGCCGGCCGGCGAGGGCAAGACCACCACCACGGTGGGCTTGGGCGACGCGCTCAACCGCATCGGCCGCAAGACGGTGATCTGCCTGCGCGAGCCCTCGCTCGGGCCCTGTTTCGGCATGAAGGGCGGGGCGGCCGGCGGCGGCAAGGCCCAGGTGGTGCCGATGGAGGCGATCAACCTCCACTTCACCGGCGACTTCCACGCCATCACCTCGGCCCACAGCCTCGCAGCGGCGCTGATCGACAACCACATCTACTGGGGCAACAAGCTCGGCATCGACCTGCGCCGGGTGGCGTTCCGGCGCGTGCTCGACATGAACGACCGAGCGCTGCGCAACATCACCCAGAGCCTCGGCGGCGTCGCCAACGGCTATCCGCGCGAGGACGGCTTCGACATCACGGTCGCCTCCGAGGTGATGGCGGTGTTCTGCCTCGCCCGCGACCTCGCCGACCTCGAGGCGCGCCTCGGCCGGATCGTGGTGGCGGAGGACCGCGACCGGAAAGCCGTGACGCTCGCCGACCTCAAGGCCACCGGCGCGATGACGGTGCTGCTCAAGGACGCGCTGCAGCCCAACCTGGTCCAGACCCTCGAAGGCAGCCCGGCGCTGATCCATGGCGGGCCCTTCGCCAACATCGCCCATGGCTGCAACTCGGTGATCGCGACCCGCGCGGGCCTCAAGCTCGGCGACTACGTGGTGACCGAGGCCGGCTTCGGTGCCGATCTCGGGGCGGAGAAGTTCTTCGACATCAAGTGCCGGCAGGCGGGCCTGAGCCCCTCCGCGGTGGTGATCGTGGCCACCGTGCGCGCCCTCAAGATGCATGGCGGCGTCGCCAAGTCGGATCTCGGCACCGAGAACGTCGAGGCCCTGGAGCGGGGCTTCGCCAACCTCGCCCGCCACGTCGAGAACGTGCGCCGCTTCGGCGCGCCGGTGGTGGTGGCGGTCAACCACTTCCACGCCGATACCGAGGCCGAGCACGCCGCCCTCAAGGCGCTCTGCCGCGACCGCCTCGACGTCGAGGCGATCACCTGCCGGCACTGGGCCGAGGGCGGCGCCGGGGCCGAGGCCCTGGCCCATGCCGTGTCGAGCCTGGCCGATGGCGGCGCGGCCGCGGCGCCGCGCTTCGCCTATCCGGACGCGATGCCGCTCGAGGACAAGATCCGCACCATCGCGAAGACGCTCTACGGCGCCGCCGACATCCAGGTGGAATCGAAGGCGGCGGCGAAGCTCGCGGCCTTCGAGCAGGACGGCCACGGGAACCTGCCGGTCTGCATGGCCAAGACCCAGTACTCGTTCTCCACCGACCCGACCCTGATGGGCGCGCCGAGCGGCCACGTCGTGGCGGTGCGCGACGTGCGCCTCTCTGCGGGCGCCGGCTTCGTGGTGGCGATTTGCGGGGAGATCATGACCATGCCGGGCCTGCCCAAGGTGCCGGCGGCGGAAGGGATCCGCCTCGATGCCGAAGGGCGGATCGAGGGGCTGTTCTAG
- a CDS encoding TIGR03862 family flavoprotein → MTQASIHVAVVGGGPAGLSAAEILAEAGLRVTVIERMPSPARKLLIAGRGGLNLTHSEPLERFLARYAPPERRLDAAIRAFPPDALRDWCEALGQPTFVGSSGRVFPQAFKASPLLRAWLGRLDRLGVVLRTRTRWTGWNADGTLTLAGEHGAETLEADAVVLALGGASWPRLGSDGTWVPVLEEDGVAVSPLRPANAGFTADWSPVFAEHFAGAPLKRIALRLGASQVRGEAVITRDGIEGGAVYALSRPIREAIEARGEAIVALDLRPDLDDAALTRRLAGARPKESRATILRKAASLNPPAAGLLREAVRALPTDPASLAALIKAVPLRLTGLRPIERAISSAGGVAFSGLDDRFMLRARPGTFLAGEMLDWEAPTGGYLLQASFASGRAAAQGVLAWLRER, encoded by the coding sequence ATGACACAGGCGAGCATCCATGTGGCGGTGGTCGGCGGAGGCCCCGCAGGCCTCTCGGCGGCCGAGATCCTGGCGGAGGCGGGCTTGCGGGTCACCGTGATCGAGCGGATGCCCTCCCCTGCCCGCAAGCTGCTGATCGCCGGGCGCGGCGGCCTCAACCTCACCCACAGCGAGCCGCTGGAGCGCTTCCTCGCCCGCTACGCCCCGCCGGAGCGACGCCTCGACGCGGCGATCCGCGCGTTTCCGCCCGACGCCCTGCGCGACTGGTGCGAGGCCTTGGGCCAGCCGACCTTCGTCGGATCGAGCGGCCGGGTGTTTCCGCAGGCCTTCAAGGCCTCGCCGCTGCTGCGGGCCTGGCTCGGCCGGCTCGACCGCCTCGGCGTCGTCTTGCGCACCCGCACCCGCTGGACCGGCTGGAATGCGGACGGCACCCTCACGCTTGCGGGCGAGCACGGCGCGGAGACCCTGGAGGCGGACGCCGTGGTCCTGGCGCTCGGCGGCGCGAGCTGGCCGCGGCTCGGCTCGGACGGGACCTGGGTGCCGGTGCTGGAGGAAGACGGCGTCGCGGTCAGCCCGCTGCGCCCGGCCAATGCGGGCTTCACCGCCGATTGGTCGCCGGTCTTCGCCGAGCACTTCGCCGGCGCACCGCTCAAGCGCATCGCGCTCCGCCTCGGTGCCAGCCAGGTGCGAGGCGAGGCGGTGATCACCCGGGACGGCATCGAGGGCGGCGCGGTCTACGCGCTCTCGCGCCCGATCCGCGAGGCGATCGAGGCGCGGGGCGAGGCGATCGTGGCTCTCGACCTGCGGCCGGACCTCGACGACGCGGCGCTGACCCGACGCCTCGCGGGAGCGCGGCCGAAGGAATCCCGCGCCACGATCCTGCGCAAGGCGGCCAGCCTCAACCCGCCGGCCGCCGGCCTGCTGCGCGAGGCCGTGCGCGCGTTGCCGACGGATCCCGCCTCCCTGGCGGCACTGATCAAGGCGGTGCCGCTGCGGCTCACGGGCCTGCGGCCGATCGAGCGGGCGATCTCGAGCGCCGGCGGCGTCGCCTTCTCAGGCCTCGACGACCGCTTCATGCTGCGGGCGCGCCCCGGCACCTTCCTCGCCGGCGAGATGCTCGACTGGGAGGCGCCGACCGGCGGCTACCTGCTCCAGGCGAGCTTCGCCAGCGGACGGGCGGCGGCGCAGGGGGTGCTGGCGTGGCTCAGGGAACGCTGA